From the genome of Haloferax mediterranei ATCC 33500, one region includes:
- a CDS encoding DUF7344 domain-containing protein, with protein MSTQVNSPDNSLIDQQVTTDEQKQELGKDEIYHLLQNERRRNVLKYLRDCEGSVQMRDIAEQVAAWEHDTTVQALMSDQRQRVYIALYQAHLPKLDEQGVIEYNQSRGIVKKNPLADELIKYLEKPEDDTDDDTSTTGRPWGTYYLAVSGMSALLIGGSGLNLPVVGSLPHLFIALAVMSVYTALTFCQVMDDLKMADDK; from the coding sequence ATGTCCACCCAGGTCAACAGTCCTGACAATTCGCTCATCGACCAACAAGTGACCACGGACGAGCAGAAACAAGAACTCGGAAAGGACGAGATATACCATCTTCTTCAGAATGAACGCCGTCGAAACGTGCTCAAATACTTGCGTGACTGTGAAGGCTCAGTTCAAATGCGAGATATCGCAGAACAAGTCGCTGCGTGGGAACACGATACGACGGTGCAGGCGCTTATGTCCGACCAGCGCCAGCGCGTGTACATCGCTCTGTATCAAGCACACCTGCCGAAGCTAGACGAACAGGGTGTTATTGAGTATAACCAAAGCCGAGGCATCGTCAAGAAGAATCCACTCGCAGACGAACTCATCAAGTACCTTGAGAAACCGGAAGACGATACCGACGACGATACTTCCACCACTGGCCGTCCGTGGGGAACATACTATCTTGCTGTTTCTGGGATGAGTGCTCTTCTTATCGGCGGTTCGGGTCTCAACCTTCCTGTGGTTGGCTCGCTACCTCATCTGTTTATTGCTCTTGCAGTCATGAGCGTCTATACGGCGCTTACTTTCTGTCAGGTCATGGACGACCTCAAGATGGCTGACGACAAATAG
- a CDS encoding Gfo/Idh/MocA family protein, which yields MTNNTVNAGVIGVGSMGQNHARVYDELSETNLVGVFDVDNDRAEAVADNYETTACSMEDLLDTADVVSVAVPTQFHYQNAKRALESDVHVLVEKPFVDDPANGQELIDIADNRNLVLQVGHIERFNPAVQVLRDFAGELTIRGISTERLGPPIDRAIDDTVIMDLMIHDLDIVLDIVDSEVDSYNAVGTPDCRYANANLRFDSGVTASLTTSRVTQEKVRTLTISAAECRVKVDYIDQNIEIHRSSVPTHIDGGSPVRHRHKNLVETLNVDQAEPLMSELRSFANAAKTGSKPVVDGEQGLRVLELTKALDEEAQSDTDSTREVVAGAR from the coding sequence ATGACTAACAATACCGTGAACGCCGGTGTCATCGGCGTTGGAAGCATGGGCCAAAACCACGCTCGCGTGTACGACGAACTGTCGGAGACGAATCTCGTCGGCGTCTTCGATGTCGACAATGACCGTGCTGAAGCCGTGGCCGACAACTACGAGACAACCGCTTGTTCGATGGAAGACCTCCTCGACACGGCGGATGTCGTTTCGGTCGCCGTCCCGACGCAGTTCCATTATCAGAACGCCAAGCGTGCACTCGAATCGGACGTTCACGTCCTCGTCGAGAAGCCGTTTGTCGACGACCCTGCTAATGGACAGGAACTCATCGATATTGCAGATAACCGTAACCTCGTATTGCAGGTCGGGCATATCGAACGGTTCAACCCCGCAGTACAGGTCCTCCGTGATTTCGCCGGTGAACTCACCATCCGCGGCATCTCGACTGAACGACTCGGCCCGCCGATCGACCGTGCCATCGACGACACGGTCATCATGGACCTGATGATTCACGACCTCGATATCGTCTTGGATATTGTCGACAGCGAAGTCGATTCGTATAACGCGGTCGGAACGCCCGACTGCCGTTACGCCAACGCGAACCTCCGGTTCGATTCCGGGGTGACGGCGTCGCTCACGACGAGTCGCGTCACCCAAGAGAAAGTCAGAACTCTCACCATCTCTGCGGCAGAGTGCCGAGTGAAGGTGGACTACATCGACCAGAATATCGAGATTCACCGTTCGTCGGTTCCCACGCATATCGACGGTGGGTCGCCCGTCCGTCACCGTCATAAGAATCTCGTCGAGACGCTGAACGTCGATCAGGCCGAACCTCTGATGAGTGAGCTTCGGTCGTTCGCTAACGCCGCGAAGACGGGTTCAAAACCGGTCGTCGACGGAGAGCAGGGGCTCCGAGTGCTGGAGTTGACGAAAGCGCTCGATGAGGAGGCCCAGTCTGACACTGATAGCACGCGTGAGGTGGTTGCCGGAGCGAGGTGA
- a CDS encoding DegT/DnrJ/EryC1/StrS family aminotransferase encodes MSEDIHIANPILGDEELTRIESVVESGMIADGPEVREFEAEFTEYCGADHGVATSNGTTALHTALEAVGVGPGDRVLTTPFSFVATANAIRFTGAEPVFADIDPDTFNVDPDHVEETLESLDGDVEAMVVVHLYGLPAPMDRLRTIADEYDVTIVEDAAQAHGAMYFDTPVGSLGDVASFSFYPTKNMTTGEGGMVTTDDEDIAARAASFINHGRESDGYRHVSLGHNFRMTSIAAAMGRSQLDRLPGFVEARRENAARLDEFLAETAAVTPTVPDGYQHSYHQYTIRVDNRDSVTEQLDEYGVGYGIYYPRCIHNQPAYDDVDASVPVAEQVSEQALSIPVHPALSTDQIERVGTVLRDEVTITPPADASRSTMEVTND; translated from the coding sequence ATGAGCGAAGACATCCACATCGCCAATCCGATTCTCGGCGACGAAGAGCTCACGCGTATCGAGTCGGTCGTTGAGTCGGGAATGATTGCAGACGGTCCCGAAGTTCGTGAGTTCGAAGCTGAATTCACGGAATACTGCGGCGCTGACCACGGCGTCGCCACGTCGAACGGAACCACTGCGCTACACACGGCTCTCGAAGCCGTTGGCGTCGGTCCCGGCGACAGGGTCCTCACGACACCCTTCTCGTTTGTTGCAACGGCGAACGCAATTCGCTTTACGGGAGCGGAACCGGTGTTCGCGGACATCGACCCTGACACATTCAACGTTGACCCTGACCACGTCGAGGAGACACTCGAATCCCTCGATGGCGACGTTGAGGCAATGGTCGTTGTCCACCTCTACGGCCTGCCGGCCCCGATGGACAGACTCCGTACCATCGCTGATGAGTACGACGTGACTATCGTCGAGGACGCGGCACAGGCACACGGTGCGATGTACTTCGACACGCCGGTCGGTTCGCTCGGTGATGTTGCGAGCTTCTCGTTCTACCCGACGAAGAACATGACCACCGGCGAAGGTGGTATGGTCACTACCGACGACGAAGACATCGCAGCACGTGCGGCAAGTTTCATCAACCACGGCCGCGAGTCCGACGGCTACCGGCACGTCTCGCTCGGCCACAACTTCCGAATGACGAGCATCGCCGCCGCCATGGGTCGGTCTCAGCTCGACCGACTTCCCGGGTTCGTCGAGGCTCGCCGTGAAAATGCGGCACGTCTCGATGAGTTCCTTGCGGAGACGGCGGCTGTCACACCGACGGTTCCCGATGGCTACCAGCACTCCTACCACCAGTACACGATTCGCGTGGATAACCGCGATTCAGTGACTGAACAACTCGACGAATACGGTGTCGGGTACGGAATCTATTATCCGCGCTGTATCCACAACCAACCTGCCTACGACGACGTAGACGCGAGTGTGCCCGTCGCAGAACAGGTTTCCGAGCAGGCGCTTTCGATTCCAGTCCACCCTGCCCTCAGTACGGATCAAATCGAACGGGTTGGGACCGTTCTCCGGGATGAGGTAACTATCACTCCGCCCGCAGACGCTTCTCGTTCCACGATGGAGGTGACCAATGACTAA
- a CDS encoding DUF7344 domain-containing protein — protein MAPSWGPSGPGDTGEDAGPTLDDRPGLGGVTETRRRNTIVSLVNNRHQSPYTIGELTVDLAAWFRDETDGMVPTDEEIHSILYDFDLPHLDSTNQVVFDRETGCVCSMNTSDRTAGKTFDEETAETKCTTETATNGDGGSEVDILNTERVQLSVKQLVNFSVLLFGVMCTAITASSSSPFDTPCTLVPAVLVVCFFGYRGATY, from the coding sequence ATGGCACCATCGTGGGGGCCGAGTGGTCCAGGCGACACTGGAGAAGACGCTGGTCCAACACTCGACGACAGACCTGGTCTCGGTGGCGTTACCGAGACACGGCGCCGCAACACCATCGTTTCATTGGTCAACAACCGCCATCAGTCACCATACACAATTGGCGAACTGACTGTCGACCTCGCAGCGTGGTTCCGAGACGAGACCGATGGGATGGTCCCCACCGACGAGGAGATTCATAGTATCCTCTATGATTTTGACCTTCCTCATCTCGACTCGACGAACCAAGTGGTATTCGACCGAGAGACAGGCTGCGTCTGCTCGATGAACACGAGCGACCGAACCGCAGGGAAGACGTTCGACGAAGAGACGGCCGAAACTAAATGCACTACTGAGACAGCCACCAACGGAGACGGGGGCTCCGAGGTGGATATATTGAACACAGAGCGTGTTCAGTTGTCGGTAAAACAACTGGTGAACTTCAGCGTCTTGCTCTTCGGGGTGATGTGTACCGCCATTACCGCATCGAGTTCGAGTCCCTTCGATACGCCCTGTACACTTGTTCCTGCAGTGCTTGTCGTCTGTTTTTTCGGCTACCGCGGAGCCACTTACTAG
- a CDS encoding helix-turn-helix transcriptional regulator, translated as MPRTDDPDLDNPLLGVDPELLNPERRILQLLIIEGGRLPQATLVERTRWSDSTISRTLCRMETQGRIERHRLGPGKCVVLPQNRET; from the coding sequence TTGCCTCGAACTGACGACCCTGACCTTGATAATCCGCTCCTCGGCGTCGACCCGGAACTCCTCAACCCCGAGCGTCGAATCTTGCAACTGCTTATTATCGAAGGCGGTCGACTCCCGCAAGCAACGTTGGTCGAACGTACTCGTTGGTCTGACTCAACAATCAGTCGAACGCTCTGTCGAATGGAGACACAGGGTCGCATCGAACGACATCGACTCGGCCCCGGAAAATGTGTCGTCCTCCCACAGAACCGCGAGACGTGA
- a CDS encoding helix-turn-helix domain-containing protein, protein MAGSTASANTYLPDNKVCWSRYAGMSSVATLRVPASVFVLEEVLSRTSALEVWPLRSIQVDRGTMAPLLWFHGADPTSVEPWLREDPSISDPSCFFSSKNRSVYRVHLNPATDEFMRIFVDDQLSVVGAHGQDGEWALRVLAEDRDALGTLTDVWRRAGLTHTVESVVDCGDISCPTRFGLTEAQHHTLMTAFNEGYYSVPRKTNINELANRFGISHQATSQRLRRGHERLVQNTLLECSTMEFPF, encoded by the coding sequence ATGGCTGGTTCTACTGCTTCAGCCAATACTTACTTGCCCGATAATAAGGTATGTTGGAGTCGGTACGCTGGTATGAGCAGCGTTGCTACCCTTCGTGTCCCTGCGTCCGTGTTCGTTCTTGAAGAAGTACTCTCTCGGACCTCGGCCCTTGAAGTTTGGCCGCTCCGGTCTATTCAGGTTGACCGTGGTACCATGGCACCGTTGTTGTGGTTTCACGGTGCTGACCCCACCTCTGTCGAGCCATGGCTACGCGAGGACCCGAGTATTTCTGACCCTTCGTGTTTTTTCTCCTCGAAAAATAGAAGCGTTTACCGCGTCCACCTCAATCCGGCTACAGACGAATTTATGCGTATCTTCGTCGACGACCAGTTAAGCGTGGTTGGTGCACACGGACAAGACGGTGAGTGGGCACTGCGTGTACTGGCGGAAGACCGCGACGCACTCGGGACGTTGACCGATGTGTGGCGACGCGCCGGTCTTACGCACACTGTCGAATCTGTCGTCGACTGTGGAGATATTTCGTGCCCCACTCGATTTGGTCTTACCGAAGCACAGCATCACACACTGATGACTGCTTTTAATGAGGGCTACTACAGCGTACCGCGCAAAACAAATATAAATGAGCTCGCAAACAGATTTGGTATCTCTCATCAAGCAACGTCTCAACGCCTCCGTAGAGGCCACGAGCGGCTTGTTCAGAATACACTCCTCGAATGTTCTACGATGGAGTTTCCCTTCTGA
- a CDS encoding SprT-like domain-containing protein, producing the protein MAHDDSGSTDGYNVIGSHDELVRWSRAYCTRAVDRYDFSVDVTLVQWEVSTRAKRRAAAVKTPNVDGTTVGKPIDWTTRSIGGATTTPPACTMSLSWRAFESFDRDEWAATLRHELVHVEQFQTFGATDHGPSFRRRAESVDAPIRVRRFTDPKYVLSCGDCGTDVAYRYRDCKLVRESSAYRSACCGAILDCRTERETNDNDAT; encoded by the coding sequence GTGGCACACGACGACAGCGGGTCCACAGATGGGTACAACGTCATTGGGTCGCACGACGAGTTGGTTCGCTGGTCGCGTGCGTACTGCACTCGTGCGGTGGATAGGTACGATTTCAGCGTCGACGTAACCCTCGTCCAGTGGGAAGTATCAACCCGGGCAAAACGGAGAGCAGCAGCAGTAAAGACACCGAACGTTGATGGCACAACCGTCGGTAAGCCGATAGATTGGACAACTCGTTCTATCGGAGGTGCTACCACAACACCGCCAGCGTGTACCATGTCTCTTTCGTGGCGGGCGTTCGAGTCCTTCGACCGAGACGAGTGGGCCGCAACGCTCCGACACGAACTTGTCCACGTCGAGCAGTTCCAGACGTTTGGCGCAACTGACCATGGACCGTCATTCAGGCGACGTGCCGAGTCAGTCGACGCACCGATTCGCGTTCGTCGATTTACCGACCCAAAGTATGTGCTCAGCTGTGGTGACTGCGGTACCGACGTTGCCTATCGGTACCGCGACTGCAAACTGGTTCGGGAGTCGTCAGCGTACCGGTCGGCGTGCTGTGGGGCAATACTGGACTGTCGGACAGAGAGGGAGACGAACGATAACGACGCAACATAG